One genomic region from Zonotrichia leucophrys gambelii isolate GWCS_2022_RI chromosome 26, RI_Zleu_2.0, whole genome shotgun sequence encodes:
- the CDKN1A gene encoding cyclin-dependent kinase inhibitor 1 encodes MPLSQSRAGQSPCSSKACRNLFGPVDHEQLQQAFEDQMKQQLEEAQQRWNFNFETETPLEGPFKWERMLVAEQAPKEVHSLVRAVISSDSRSSLAHRVPPKERGVGRVCPEEAQQSSKVCRAGSLQGLKRGQTTIKDFYSAKRRIVPARPQP; translated from the exons ATGCCgctgtcccagagcagggctgggcagagcccctgcagcagcaaggcCTGCAGGAACCTCTTTGGCCCCGTGGACCacgagcagctccagcaggccTTTGAGGACCagatgaagcagcagctggaagaagCTCAGCAGCGCTGGAACTTCAACTTTGAGACAGAGACTCCCCTGGAAGGGCCCTTCAAGTGGGAGAGGATGCTGGTGGCTGAGCAGGCACCAAAAGAGGTTCACAGCCTGGTCAGGGCTGTcatcagcagtgacagcaggagctccctggcCCACAGGGTCCCCCCCAAGGAGCGTGGTGTTGGCAGGGTTTGCCCCGAGGAGGCTCAGCAGAGCTCCAAGGTTTGCAGGGCTGGTTCCCTGCAGGGCTTGAAACGTGGGCAGACCACAATCAAAG aCTTCTACAGTGCCAAGAGGAGGATCGTCCCTGCCCGGCCCCAGCCGTGA